A part of Maridesulfovibrio hydrothermalis AM13 = DSM 14728 genomic DNA contains:
- a CDS encoding FmdB family zinc ribbon protein gives MPIFDYKCSDCGKEFEELVFNRDECPPCPECKSEKTGKLMSACKFKTGGGAPDHGDMGEASSAPSASASSGSSCAGCSGGNCATCG, from the coding sequence ATGCCCATATTTGACTATAAATGCTCTGACTGCGGCAAGGAATTTGAAGAACTTGTCTTCAACCGTGACGAATGTCCTCCCTGCCCTGAATGCAAATCCGAAAAAACCGGAAAACTCATGTCCGCCTGTAAATTTAAAACCGGCGGCGGAGCACCTGATCACGGTGACATGGGAGAAGCTTCATCTGCTCCCTCAGCTTCTGCATCATCAGGATCAAGCTGCGCCGGATGCTCCGGCGGTAACTGCGCCACCTGCGGTTAA
- the hemC gene encoding hydroxymethylbilane synthase, with protein MRKITIATRGSKLALWQANHITDLLREEYPGIEVQLLKIKTKGDKILDVPLAKVGGKGLFVKEIEEALLDKRADLAVHSMKDVPTELPEGLEVGIIPPREADTDTLLSVKYNSLKELPAGAVVGTSSLRRQSQLLSLRDDLKIESLRGNLDTRVRKLLDGEFDAIVVATAGLNRLNLSAPKSEILAPPTFLPAVAQGALGIEYRIEDTEIQDILAFLHDEISARQVKAERGFLTGLNGGCQVPIAAWSQREGDQIKLTGFVADVDGSSPIRLEKTGPADDAWNLGMSLADDVLAKGAKEILDRVYSTTR; from the coding sequence ATGAGAAAAATCACTATCGCAACACGTGGCAGCAAACTTGCCCTCTGGCAGGCCAATCATATTACCGATCTTCTACGTGAAGAATACCCCGGAATCGAAGTCCAGCTGCTCAAGATTAAAACCAAGGGCGACAAAATTCTGGATGTCCCCCTTGCAAAAGTCGGCGGCAAAGGACTTTTCGTTAAAGAAATTGAAGAGGCCCTGCTCGACAAAAGAGCCGACCTTGCCGTGCACAGCATGAAAGATGTTCCCACTGAACTTCCTGAGGGACTTGAAGTGGGTATCATCCCGCCCCGTGAAGCTGATACTGATACCCTTCTTTCCGTTAAATACAACTCACTCAAAGAACTGCCAGCCGGAGCCGTAGTAGGAACCAGCAGCCTGCGCAGACAATCCCAGCTTCTTTCGTTGCGGGACGATCTCAAAATAGAATCCCTGCGCGGCAACCTGGATACCAGAGTCCGTAAGCTCCTCGATGGAGAATTTGATGCTATCGTCGTAGCTACAGCTGGACTCAACAGACTTAATCTTTCCGCTCCTAAAAGCGAAATACTTGCGCCTCCCACCTTCCTTCCCGCAGTAGCGCAGGGAGCACTGGGAATCGAATACAGAATAGAAGACACTGAAATTCAGGACATCCTTGCATTTCTACACGATGAAATCAGCGCCAGACAGGTCAAAGCCGAAAGAGGATTCCTCACCGGTCTTAACGGCGGCTGTCAGGTTCCCATTGCAGCATGGTCCCAGCGTGAAGGTGATCAGATCAAGCTGACTGGTTTTGTTGCAGATGTTGACGGCTCCAGCCCGATTCGTCTGGAAAAAACCGGCCCTGCAGATGATGCATGGAATCTGGGAATGAGCCTTGCTGATGATGTTCTTGCCAAAGGCGCAAAGGAAATCCTTGACCGTGTCTACAGCACAACCAGATAA
- a CDS encoding helix-hairpin-helix domain-containing protein, which translates to MSTAQPDKEVLKSFRTLPGVGRVIALDLWNMGYRSLDDLKEEDPEKMYQHLEKLAGQHVDRCMLYVFRCVVYCVNNAERAEHLEKWWNWKD; encoded by the coding sequence GTGTCTACAGCACAACCAGATAAAGAAGTCCTCAAAAGCTTCCGTACCCTGCCCGGAGTCGGCAGGGTTATCGCCCTTGATCTCTGGAACATGGGCTACCGCTCTCTTGATGACCTGAAAGAAGAAGACCCTGAAAAGATGTATCAGCATCTTGAAAAACTGGCAGGGCAACATGTGGATCGCTGCATGCTCTATGTGTTTAGATGCGTGGTCTACTGCGTGAACAACGCTGAACGCGCAGAGCATCTTGAAAAGTGGTGGAACTGGAAAGACTGA
- the selD gene encoding selenide, water dikinase SelD translates to MPIELVKTVKAAGUAAKIAPGDLEQVLEGLAVEDERLLTGLGGNEDSAIVSFPAGKALVQTVDFFTPVVNNPYWFGQIAAANALSDVYAMGGEPWTVMNIVCFPMKKMGGEILREILMGGMDKTRESGAVLAGGHSVEDDEIKYGLSVTGMVDPEGFASNKGLREGDQLLLTKPLGTGVLATALKADWDGAERFEKDVYKWASKLNSGGGKVVRRLGLKGATDVTGFGLGGHILEMADASGVGVELWLDKVPYMDEVIELAGMGMIPAGSFANRNYCSSLVETAAGADVIKTDLVFDAQTSGGLVLSVPEHKLQQAVDMLLEEGDLAAHIGQVVAHDSKRGRLRIG, encoded by the coding sequence ATGCCTATTGAGCTGGTCAAGACTGTTAAAGCTGCTGGCTGAGCAGCTAAAATAGCTCCGGGGGACCTGGAGCAGGTGCTTGAAGGGCTGGCCGTTGAAGACGAACGGCTGCTGACCGGACTTGGCGGGAATGAAGATTCTGCCATTGTCTCATTTCCTGCGGGTAAAGCTTTGGTGCAGACCGTGGATTTTTTTACTCCTGTAGTCAATAACCCCTATTGGTTCGGGCAGATTGCGGCAGCTAACGCCCTGTCTGATGTCTATGCTATGGGCGGTGAACCCTGGACGGTCATGAATATTGTTTGTTTTCCCATGAAAAAAATGGGCGGCGAGATACTGCGTGAAATCCTTATGGGAGGCATGGATAAAACCCGTGAATCCGGAGCCGTGCTGGCTGGCGGTCATAGCGTTGAAGATGATGAGATCAAATATGGGCTTTCTGTGACCGGAATGGTCGACCCTGAGGGTTTTGCATCCAATAAAGGACTGCGGGAAGGCGACCAGCTGCTGCTCACCAAGCCTTTGGGAACCGGTGTTCTGGCGACGGCTTTAAAAGCCGACTGGGACGGAGCTGAGCGGTTTGAGAAGGATGTTTATAAATGGGCTTCTAAACTTAATAGCGGTGGTGGAAAGGTTGTCCGCAGACTTGGGCTGAAAGGGGCGACAGATGTCACTGGATTCGGTCTCGGGGGGCATATTCTTGAGATGGCAGATGCTTCCGGTGTCGGGGTTGAACTCTGGCTTGATAAAGTTCCCTACATGGATGAAGTGATAGAGCTTGCCGGAATGGGCATGATTCCGGCGGGAAGTTTTGCCAACCGCAATTATTGCAGTTCACTTGTTGAAACGGCTGCCGGAGCGGATGTTATTAAGACTGATCTGGTTTTTGACGCTCAGACCTCCGGCGGGCTGGTACTTTCCGTGCCTGAACATAAGTTGCAGCAGGCCGTAGATATGTTGCTGGAAGAAGGGGATTTAGCCGCTCATATAGGGCAGGTAGTTGCTCATGATTCGAAAAGAGGGCGATTACGGATCGGCTGA
- the cobT gene encoding nicotinate-nucleotide--dimethylbenzimidazole phosphoribosyltransferase yields the protein MSSCLREKLNVIISQVDEVDSSLADEARAHLDNLTKPLGSLGRLEELAVKMFVASGGKPPESDPARIYTIAGDHGVNAEDVSFFPQEVTRQMVENFLAGGAGINVLASTAGVELIVVDAGCMGGEFPDHPHLIQRKIGCGTANISLGPAMTEEQCLKAMLLGVELADESFSQGIKTLGTGEMGVSNTTPSTALFCAYFDLDPVLITGPGGGIDAEGVIRKAAVVKSALAANADVVASGDAVSILTALGGYEIAALTGLILGGAKNRQMVCIDGFISTAAYAAATRICPVADSYCVLSHASAEPGYAGVVEALGGNPLLHLDMRLGEGSGAALSMFMLRAAANIYNDMATFSDAGVDSGSSNAG from the coding sequence ATGAGTAGTTGTTTAAGAGAAAAATTGAACGTAATTATTTCGCAGGTTGATGAAGTTGATTCATCGCTTGCGGATGAAGCGCGTGCACATCTGGACAATTTGACCAAGCCGCTGGGGAGCCTTGGTCGTTTGGAGGAACTGGCAGTTAAAATGTTTGTCGCGTCCGGCGGTAAACCTCCCGAGTCTGACCCTGCCCGCATTTATACCATTGCAGGGGATCACGGAGTTAATGCCGAGGATGTAAGTTTTTTCCCGCAGGAAGTGACACGTCAGATGGTGGAGAATTTTCTTGCCGGAGGAGCAGGCATCAATGTTCTGGCCTCTACCGCCGGAGTAGAACTCATTGTGGTCGATGCCGGATGTATGGGCGGCGAATTTCCTGATCATCCGCACCTTATCCAGCGCAAAATAGGCTGCGGTACGGCCAATATCTCTCTCGGGCCGGCAATGACTGAAGAACAGTGTCTGAAAGCGATGCTGCTGGGCGTTGAGCTTGCTGACGAGTCCTTTTCTCAGGGGATTAAAACCTTGGGAACCGGTGAGATGGGAGTTTCCAACACGACTCCTTCAACAGCTCTTTTTTGTGCATATTTTGATCTCGATCCGGTTCTTATAACCGGTCCGGGGGGCGGGATTGACGCTGAAGGCGTTATCCGCAAAGCCGCAGTGGTCAAGTCTGCGCTTGCAGCAAATGCAGATGTTGTTGCGTCCGGTGATGCAGTATCAATTTTGACGGCTTTAGGCGGGTATGAGATAGCTGCTTTGACCGGTCTGATTCTCGGCGGCGCAAAGAACAGGCAGATGGTTTGCATTGACGGATTTATTTCCACCGCAGCCTATGCAGCCGCCACCAGAATCTGCCCTGTGGCGGATAGTTATTGTGTGCTTTCGCATGCCTCGGCAGAACCGGGTTATGCCGGAGTGGTTGAAGCTTTAGGCGGAAATCCCCTTCTGCATCTCGATATGCGCCTCGGCGAAGGATCAGGTGCGGCTTTATCCATGTTTATGCTTCGTGCAGCTGCGAATATTTATAATGATATGGCAACATTCTCAGATGCCGGAGTTGATTCAGGAAGCAGTAATGCCGGTTAG
- a CDS encoding WcbI family polysaccharide biosynthesis putative acetyltransferase gives MKKKICILHANCQGEPVEELLKLNTDFSEMYEVHRFTNYIKEPIPENIIADCDLFLYHHLDTNWEELSSAHICSKLKKTARAIPFPSMLFLHYWPLWSRKPGFDYPDTFLESLLERDLSESQILHLFMKTKLTNIYDFKSILEDSEKIERHKEAVSIVKYVDMILTSFRQKRLFNTINHPRKDLLVHIANTILSELGLAHLAEQSVEDFPPTFTDFEQPIHPQVAEYLELEFGGPEERYHVYGAKLTFEEYAMRYIKCRKHGFDDFIAFLQATANK, from the coding sequence ATGAAAAAAAAAATATGTATACTACACGCCAATTGTCAGGGCGAACCTGTTGAAGAACTCTTAAAACTAAATACGGACTTTTCTGAAATGTACGAAGTCCACCGGTTCACCAACTACATCAAAGAGCCTATCCCTGAAAATATTATTGCTGATTGCGACCTGTTTCTGTACCACCACCTCGATACAAACTGGGAGGAACTGTCTTCCGCCCATATATGCTCAAAACTTAAAAAGACAGCCAGAGCAATCCCTTTCCCCAGCATGCTTTTCCTGCACTACTGGCCGCTCTGGTCCCGAAAACCCGGATTTGATTACCCCGATACTTTTCTTGAATCCCTGCTTGAACGGGATCTTAGCGAATCTCAGATTCTACACCTGTTCATGAAAACCAAACTGACCAACATATACGATTTTAAATCTATTCTGGAAGACTCTGAGAAGATAGAACGACACAAAGAGGCTGTCAGTATCGTAAAATATGTGGATATGATCCTGACCTCTTTCAGGCAGAAACGCCTTTTCAATACCATCAACCATCCACGCAAAGATCTGCTGGTCCATATCGCCAATACAATCCTGTCAGAACTGGGTCTGGCTCACCTTGCTGAGCAGTCCGTTGAAGACTTCCCGCCCACATTCACGGACTTTGAACAACCCATTCATCCACAAGTGGCTGAATATCTGGAGCTGGAATTCGGAGGACCGGAAGAACGCTATCACGTTTACGGAGCAAAGTTGACCTTCGAAGAATATGCCATGCGCTACATTAAATGCCGCAAGCACGGATTTGATGATTTTATCGCTTTCCTGCAGGCAACAGCGAATAAATAA
- a CDS encoding YkgJ family cysteine cluster protein: MKKMTRQAVFRKLDSLYERMASVYAETSAKIGFTCENCEDNCCTSYFQHHTYVEWLYLWQGLNKLPEAKRNEFIERSHDYVRNAQAMLETGVRPKIMCPLNDDGLCGVYKHRLMICRMHGVVNTLRQPNGRQLSFPGCFKCQDLTRDSENVPVLDRTPLYKELVGLEMGLLGNKIRSMPKVDYTLAEMIVMGPPDLTR, encoded by the coding sequence ATGAAAAAAATGACCAGGCAGGCTGTATTTCGCAAACTTGATTCACTTTATGAGCGCATGGCCTCCGTTTATGCCGAAACTTCTGCAAAAATTGGTTTTACCTGCGAAAATTGTGAAGATAACTGTTGTACCAGTTATTTTCAGCACCACACCTATGTTGAATGGCTTTACCTGTGGCAGGGGTTGAATAAACTTCCCGAAGCCAAAAGAAATGAATTTATTGAAAGGTCGCATGACTATGTACGCAACGCACAGGCTATGCTCGAAACAGGCGTACGTCCGAAGATTATGTGCCCTCTGAACGATGACGGGCTTTGCGGCGTGTACAAGCATAGACTCATGATTTGCCGTATGCACGGCGTGGTCAACACTTTGCGTCAGCCCAATGGTCGCCAGCTTTCCTTTCCGGGGTGTTTTAAGTGTCAGGATCTGACCAGAGACAGCGAAAATGTTCCGGTTCTGGATCGTACTCCATTGTACAAAGAGCTGGTCGGCCTTGAAATGGGACTCCTTGGAAATAAAATAAGGTCCATGCCCAAGGTTGATTATACGCTGGCTGAAATGATCGTCATGGGACCGCCTGACCTGACCAGATAG
- the thrB gene encoding homoserine kinase: MEEWNANFSEDCSVSLIGMAGAGKSTLAPLLAAKLGWEYIDTDSIIEAYYGRALQGIVDNLGVPAFRKAEEYLLSSLGVVRTVISTGGSVVYGEKAMERLKSLGPVIYLHIDCETCIERVGGGEGRGLARSPGQSLESLYEERASLYEKYADFTVDTYKFSPEECAEKVFQWLGSIEKKQVKDL; encoded by the coding sequence ATGGAAGAATGGAACGCGAATTTTTCAGAGGATTGTTCGGTCAGTCTGATAGGCATGGCCGGGGCCGGTAAATCCACCCTTGCACCACTGCTGGCTGCAAAGCTCGGCTGGGAGTACATTGATACAGACTCTATTATAGAAGCTTATTACGGGCGTGCTTTGCAGGGGATTGTGGATAATCTTGGCGTACCTGCATTTCGCAAGGCCGAGGAATATCTTCTTTCCAGCCTTGGCGTGGTGCGCACAGTTATTTCTACCGGAGGCAGTGTTGTTTACGGTGAAAAGGCTATGGAAAGACTCAAAAGTCTCGGGCCTGTCATCTATCTGCACATAGATTGTGAAACGTGCATTGAACGGGTCGGCGGCGGAGAAGGACGCGGACTTGCAAGAAGTCCGGGGCAATCCCTTGAGAGTCTTTACGAAGAGCGGGCATCTCTTTACGAAAAGTACGCTGATTTTACCGTGGATACTTACAAATTCAGCCCCGAAGAGTGTGCTGAAAAAGTTTTTCAGTGGCTCGGTTCTATAGAAAAAAAGCAAGTTAAGGATTTATAA
- the pyrR gene encoding bifunctional pyr operon transcriptional regulator/uracil phosphoribosyltransferase PyrR: MQKQKVILSEKDVARTLDRLASEITERRGDDEKLAIIGIQRRGADLAQRIKGILDERLGRKIPLGKLDINLYRDDWTNLTRQPSINCTEIPFDIELASIILVDDVLFSGRTVRAALEAVLDFGRPRRVELLVLVDRGHRELPIRADYVGKEVTTFEDQHVDVLVRERDAEDKVVLILP, encoded by the coding sequence ATGCAGAAACAAAAAGTTATACTTTCAGAAAAAGATGTGGCCCGTACTCTGGATCGGCTGGCTTCGGAAATTACCGAGCGTCGCGGTGACGATGAAAAGCTGGCTATTATAGGCATTCAAAGGCGCGGCGCAGATCTTGCCCAGCGAATAAAAGGGATTCTTGATGAGCGTCTGGGAAGAAAAATTCCTCTCGGCAAGCTTGATATTAATCTTTATCGCGATGACTGGACCAACCTGACCCGTCAGCCCAGTATCAATTGCACTGAAATTCCTTTTGATATTGAACTTGCATCGATTATTCTGGTTGATGATGTCCTTTTTTCCGGACGCACGGTGCGTGCTGCGCTGGAGGCGGTTCTTGATTTCGGACGTCCTCGCAGAGTTGAGTTGCTTGTCCTTGTTGACCGCGGTCATCGTGAATTGCCCATCAGGGCTGATTACGTGGGGAAAGAGGTTACTACCTTCGAGGATCAGCATGTGGATGTTCTGGTTCGTGAACGTGATGCTGAAGATAAGGTTGTGCTTATTCTGCCTTAG
- a CDS encoding heavy metal translocating P-type ATPase, which produces MNAIFEVKGMTCSACSSRLERVIGNMDGVDNATVNLATETLSVDYDSGKTSPADIIQAVKMAGFEASEKIEGTELTLPISGMTCSACSSRLERVLNAADGMILAQVNLATESAAIKFNSADTSLREIRQLISNAGFKSGEIKSSLNAKKNFDERREQNEAKLTVLKNKLIYALSFTVPLLIITMGHMAGMPLPDIISPHESPLGFAFIQLALTAPVLWFGRDFYLHGFPNLFRGAPNMDSLIAVGTSAAFIYSLWNMIEIGMGIDPQAKAMDLYFESAATIIALISLGKYQEVRARSRTSEAIEKLMDLTPAKAILLLDGEQISTPVEEIGPGDCILIRPGDRVAADGKVYEGHSDIDESMLTGESMPVSKSPGADVASGTVNTGGGALKVRVVNIGENTVLSRIIKLVQEAQGSKAPISSLADTVSFYFVPTVMAIGIAAALGWFFFSTEPFTFALRIFISVMVIACPCAMGLATPTAIMVGTGRGAQLGVLVKSGEALETAGKIDTIIFDKTGTLTYGKPEVAEIFTVADEDSTELVALAGSAEKQSEHPLARAVVRAAENQGTPLPETTSFYAVSGLGINTETGGHSLLLGNRKFLEQNFTAGLDNKDANEAALRFAAAGQSPLYIAKNGKLAGILAIADRIKEETADTVKKLHDLGVKTIMLTGDNEKVAHAIAEKAGIDQVIAQVMPDRKAAEVNKEKAKGHKVAMVGDGINDAPALASADLGIAMGTGIDVAIESGDVVLMKGDLSGVLTALSLSRATVRNIKQNLFWAFAFNVLGIPVAAGLLHVFGGPTLSPMFAAAAMSLSSVTVVTNALRLKFFKPE; this is translated from the coding sequence ATGAATGCAATATTTGAGGTCAAAGGAATGACCTGCTCAGCCTGCTCTTCAAGGCTGGAAAGGGTCATCGGAAACATGGACGGCGTAGACAATGCCACTGTTAATTTAGCAACTGAGACTTTATCCGTAGATTATGATTCAGGGAAGACATCCCCTGCTGACATCATTCAAGCCGTTAAAATGGCAGGATTTGAAGCCAGCGAAAAAATCGAAGGGACCGAACTGACCCTGCCCATATCGGGAATGACCTGCTCAGCCTGTTCTTCAAGGCTGGAACGGGTTCTCAACGCAGCGGACGGAATGATTCTGGCACAGGTCAACCTTGCCACTGAAAGTGCAGCCATTAAATTTAATTCTGCTGATACGTCACTTCGGGAAATACGACAGCTCATCAGCAATGCAGGATTTAAGTCCGGCGAAATAAAGTCATCGCTCAACGCCAAGAAAAATTTTGATGAACGGCGCGAACAAAATGAAGCAAAGCTTACAGTATTAAAAAATAAGCTTATTTACGCCTTATCGTTCACCGTCCCACTGCTGATCATAACTATGGGCCACATGGCGGGCATGCCGCTACCGGACATAATCAGTCCCCATGAATCACCGCTGGGATTCGCTTTTATCCAGCTCGCCCTGACAGCTCCGGTGCTCTGGTTCGGGCGCGATTTCTACCTGCACGGATTCCCCAATCTTTTCCGTGGCGCACCAAATATGGACTCCCTTATTGCAGTGGGAACCTCTGCGGCTTTCATATATTCCCTGTGGAACATGATTGAAATAGGCATGGGAATAGATCCGCAGGCAAAAGCCATGGACCTTTATTTTGAATCAGCTGCCACCATAATCGCTCTTATTTCACTGGGGAAATATCAGGAAGTACGGGCCAGATCACGAACATCTGAAGCCATAGAAAAACTCATGGACCTCACTCCGGCCAAGGCCATCTTATTGCTAGATGGCGAACAGATCAGCACTCCGGTTGAAGAAATCGGCCCCGGTGACTGCATTCTGATCCGCCCCGGCGACAGGGTTGCAGCTGACGGCAAAGTATATGAGGGCCACTCTGATATCGATGAATCAATGTTAACCGGCGAAAGTATGCCCGTTTCCAAATCACCGGGGGCGGATGTTGCCAGCGGCACGGTAAATACCGGCGGCGGCGCACTGAAAGTCCGTGTGGTCAATATCGGCGAAAATACGGTTCTTTCGCGTATCATCAAGCTGGTGCAGGAGGCACAGGGGTCCAAAGCCCCCATATCCAGCCTTGCGGATACGGTCAGTTTTTACTTTGTCCCGACAGTCATGGCAATCGGTATTGCTGCAGCTCTGGGCTGGTTCTTTTTCAGCACCGAGCCTTTTACTTTTGCCCTTAGAATTTTCATCAGCGTCATGGTCATTGCCTGCCCTTGCGCCATGGGACTTGCCACCCCCACAGCGATCATGGTGGGCACAGGAAGAGGCGCGCAGCTGGGCGTGCTGGTAAAATCTGGTGAAGCTCTGGAGACTGCCGGAAAAATCGATACCATTATCTTTGATAAAACCGGAACCCTGACCTACGGAAAACCTGAAGTTGCTGAGATATTCACTGTGGCAGATGAAGACTCCACTGAACTCGTAGCTCTTGCCGGATCAGCAGAAAAACAATCTGAACATCCTCTGGCGAGAGCTGTTGTCAGAGCGGCAGAAAATCAGGGCACTCCCCTTCCGGAAACGACATCTTTTTATGCTGTCTCCGGCCTCGGCATCAATACAGAGACAGGCGGTCACTCGCTGCTTTTAGGAAATCGCAAATTTCTGGAGCAAAACTTCACCGCAGGTCTGGACAACAAGGATGCAAATGAAGCCGCCTTACGTTTTGCAGCCGCAGGGCAAAGCCCCCTTTATATTGCAAAAAATGGAAAACTTGCCGGAATCCTAGCTATTGCCGACCGCATCAAGGAAGAAACCGCGGACACAGTTAAAAAGCTTCACGATCTGGGCGTAAAAACAATCATGCTGACCGGAGATAATGAAAAGGTCGCACATGCAATTGCTGAAAAAGCAGGCATTGATCAGGTAATTGCGCAAGTCATGCCGGACCGCAAAGCTGCCGAAGTCAACAAGGAAAAAGCAAAAGGGCACAAAGTAGCCATGGTAGGTGACGGCATAAATGATGCTCCGGCTCTTGCCAGTGCAGACCTTGGAATTGCCATGGGCACCGGAATTGATGTAGCTATTGAATCAGGTGATGTTGTACTGATGAAAGGAGATTTGTCAGGAGTGCTCACGGCCTTGTCCCTAAGCCGGGCAACTGTGCGCAATATCAAGCAGAACCTTTTCTGGGCTTTTGCCTTTAACGTGCTGGGGATTCCTGTTGCGGCAGGCCTGCTGCATGTCTTCGGCGGGCCGACTCTCTCGCCCATGTTTGCGGCGGCGGCCATGTCGCTCAGTTCAGTGACAGTTGTAACCAATGCTCTGAGGCTTAAATTCTTTAAACCGGAATAG
- a CDS encoding arginase family protein yields the protein MKDLTLVFPQWQGAIDNMALFDGAVLLAENIPGLPAVSTVEIPPLKALKTCDSIAGKGDIVSQLGSACKTIKTENPDRILLLGGDCSTETGPVSWMNEKYSDRLALIWFDAHPDLNTPLTTKSGRMQGMALSAILGNGGMDITKTMFKPLMPRQVFCAGVREFDPPELDFITENKIPFFGPGELERDPAWLAKQICKAGFSKVYIHIDVDAINPMGFPHSKPSPPAGLPFGRTLKMIEEIKNRLDICGLGLTEFHPGNERGVEKVQELIITALDGFLLGEGLIATKDH from the coding sequence TTGAAAGACCTTACCCTAGTATTCCCGCAATGGCAGGGGGCCATCGACAATATGGCTTTATTTGACGGGGCTGTTTTGCTGGCAGAAAACATACCGGGGCTGCCTGCGGTCAGCACAGTCGAGATCCCACCGCTTAAAGCGCTTAAAACCTGCGATTCCATTGCGGGCAAAGGGGACATCGTCAGCCAGTTGGGAAGTGCGTGCAAAACCATCAAAACTGAAAACCCCGACCGCATACTTCTTCTGGGCGGGGATTGCAGTACGGAAACAGGTCCGGTTTCATGGATGAACGAAAAATATTCAGACAGGCTGGCCCTGATCTGGTTTGACGCTCACCCCGATTTGAACACCCCGCTGACCACAAAATCAGGCCGCATGCAGGGTATGGCCCTTTCCGCAATACTCGGTAATGGAGGGATGGACATAACAAAAACCATGTTCAAACCGCTCATGCCGAGGCAGGTTTTCTGCGCCGGAGTCAGAGAATTCGATCCGCCGGAGCTGGATTTTATCACCGAAAATAAAATACCGTTCTTCGGACCGGGTGAGCTTGAAAGAGACCCTGCATGGCTGGCCAAACAAATCTGCAAAGCCGGATTCAGCAAAGTATATATTCATATAGATGTAGATGCTATCAACCCGATGGGATTTCCTCACAGCAAGCCGTCACCCCCTGCTGGATTACCCTTCGGAAGAACTCTTAAAATGATAGAAGAAATTAAGAACAGGCTTGATATATGCGGACTTGGACTCACTGAATTTCATCCCGGAAATGAAAGAGGAGTCGAAAAGGTACAAGAGCTGATTATTACAGCCTTAGACGGTTTTCTTCTCGGAGAAGGCCTGATCGCAACAAAAGACCATTAA
- a CDS encoding tetratricopeptide repeat protein, whose protein sequence is MAKKKKSGTSSGKSNKTSMIVAVVVALLVGLYFGGVIVPAFKDSSAPQSRSGSGASVGVQIEDTIKMLETQPDSAPLWTKLGNLYYDTGQHQLSIDAYLKSLTIKADDPHVLIDLGVMYRRNGEPENAIKYFDKAITVSPDHETAYFNKGIVLYYDIKDKPAGIKIWEKLVQLNPAAKTPNGSLVADMIRDLR, encoded by the coding sequence GTGGCTAAAAAAAAGAAATCAGGAACGAGCAGCGGTAAAAGTAATAAGACCAGCATGATTGTAGCTGTTGTTGTGGCTTTATTGGTCGGGTTGTATTTCGGAGGGGTTATTGTACCTGCCTTCAAAGATTCTTCGGCCCCGCAAAGCAGATCCGGGAGCGGGGCAAGTGTCGGGGTTCAGATTGAAGATACAATTAAAATGCTTGAGACGCAGCCTGATTCCGCTCCTTTGTGGACTAAGCTCGGCAATCTTTATTACGATACAGGACAGCACCAGTTGTCTATTGATGCCTATCTGAAATCACTGACAATCAAAGCTGATGATCCGCATGTTCTTATCGACCTCGGGGTCATGTACCGTCGAAACGGTGAGCCTGAGAATGCAATAAAATACTTTGATAAGGCTATAACTGTTTCCCCTGATCACGAAACAGCCTATTTTAATAAAGGTATAGTTCTTTATTATGACATAAAAGATAAGCCTGCCGGAATTAAAATATGGGAGAAGCTTGTGCAGCTCAATCCCGCCGCTAAAACACCTAACGGCTCACTTGTTGCAGATATGATTCGCGATTTGAGATAG